Proteins found in one Bartonella sp. HY038 genomic segment:
- a CDS encoding type I secretion C-terminal target domain-containing protein has protein sequence MVRRFLSPVASTTPAASPSPMSTRNISTYSNSFTYKGHSDPDGVLKSGLFISTKPILWYSVTNVGPAEYPVAIGINAQGQDVLINGVLDQATGLWKFDFAAAGAVLKTGSNSITFVIGGTPGNNNEPVTDDFQVLADPTATATIESFTDNVGSVTGNLPSGSQTDDRTITLNGKVSSDFFQAPANGANKLAIYQDGHLVGYATVNANGTWSYTVPSALENSPPVHNFTAVVENAATLTGTPSANFVVDVHLTIGVESLSTEDTTPVLNGSIGFELLSGEYITVTINGKTYSSASGQVVVNQANMTWSVTIPNQDALGEGNYPIVAALHKSTGEIIVSNSGQADIIEAAPPIDDFTIAASQTEHAVAMTLGENGQWKIFANGTVLDQKATNNSSFGEFSQIVLNSIDGRTGKQGTKNGTWLDINRDGKMDFVATDGNGANGAQIYMKANTPYSTTGYYNYQVGGSNRNTADFNPAANTMSEYGGVVGFDRNGNGYSDIAYGTITPGKSGSVRNTTGAGQSLTTYNSQIVTNPNASLNGMVKDKNFVDTNGRNAQAGAEISGVDLNNDGTVDLVYHGVNGANVTTSGAMSSNQQRLVVVSNNGNGTYGTKQIIENVFQNNASANAALGNAISMTWADFNGDGNMDLFLGRGAAVNGHSAYESRILFNDGNGNLGSTSPNGVGTANNVHWLGDSLQSGASIAVDWDGDGKMDIIALPGYGNGNGMTEAGNTGAINLHRNVSLNGVINFETSNLLGGNNTIGVNGTVNNGSSTGSKKDFVTGAIAADLDWNGSVDLMAFTQQGHVEVIQNKNVIANGTALHFRILDGQGINSLLGNTVQLYDSTGKLVAAQIINPQSGNQTSDTSGIVHFYGLDSNETYSVKILRNVNGSSAHISEDNNAAWGGFTPGAANEAHVLTTERGTDVNNANIGNGVVGTGYNDTFYVTKGTKLYDGAGGWDIINGQKQWSATGGVDIVDFKLAGNTALNVDLSKTGYQNTGFNTVMLKNIEGIAGGNGNDTFSGNSGNNVFNGRGGNDTFNLFNSNHHTLLYERIDMTDATGGNGNDIANGFTVGNFNTNANADRIDFSGLLIGYQAGTSNISDFISVRQQGSNTVISVDLDGNGNQFASADILTLTNVQTDLNTLIQNQQIIV, from the coding sequence ATGGTAAGAAGATTCCTTTCACCCGTTGCTAGTACAACACCAGCTGCTTCTCCAAGTCCAATGTCGACAAGGAATATATCAACTTATAGTAACTCATTTACATATAAGGGACATAGCGATCCTGATGGTGTTTTGAAATCAGGTTTGTTTATCAGCACAAAACCAATCTTATGGTATTCAGTGACTAATGTTGGGCCTGCAGAATATCCTGTAGCTATTGGCATCAACGCCCAAGGACAAGATGTTCTTATTAATGGTGTTTTGGATCAAGCGACAGGCTTATGGAAATTTGATTTTGCTGCTGCTGGTGCAGTTTTAAAAACGGGTTCTAATTCTATAACATTTGTCATCGGTGGTACACCGGGTAATAATAATGAACCTGTAACAGATGACTTTCAAGTTTTAGCTGATCCAACAGCAACGGCAACGATTGAAAGTTTTACCGATAATGTTGGCTCTGTGACGGGTAACTTACCATCAGGATCACAGACTGATGACCGAACAATTACTTTAAATGGTAAGGTTAGTAGCGATTTCTTTCAAGCCCCGGCCAATGGTGCCAATAAATTAGCAATTTACCAAGATGGTCATCTTGTTGGTTATGCAACAGTTAATGCCAATGGTACTTGGTCTTATACTGTGCCAAGTGCTTTAGAAAATAGTCCACCTGTGCATAATTTTACAGCAGTCGTTGAAAATGCTGCCACACTTACTGGTACTCCATCGGCTAATTTTGTTGTTGATGTTCATTTGACCATTGGGGTTGAATCTCTATCAACCGAAGATACAACCCCTGTTTTAAACGGTAGTATTGGTTTTGAGCTTTTATCGGGTGAATATATTACCGTTACCATCAATGGTAAAACCTATAGTTCAGCCAGTGGGCAAGTAGTCGTCAATCAGGCAAATATGACTTGGAGTGTAACAATTCCTAATCAAGATGCGCTTGGCGAAGGGAATTACCCAATTGTTGCTGCACTGCATAAAAGCACAGGAGAAATCATTGTATCCAATAGCGGGCAAGCTGATATTATTGAAGCAGCCCCTCCTATTGATGATTTTACCATTGCTGCTTCACAAACAGAACATGCTGTTGCGATGACCCTTGGTGAAAATGGCCAGTGGAAAATTTTTGCAAACGGTACTGTACTTGACCAGAAAGCCACTAACAACTCAAGTTTTGGCGAATTTAGTCAAATTGTATTGAATAGTATTGATGGACGCACAGGTAAACAAGGCACAAAAAACGGTACTTGGTTAGATATTAATCGTGATGGCAAAATGGATTTTGTCGCTACCGATGGCAATGGCGCCAATGGTGCGCAGATCTATATGAAGGCCAATACTCCTTATTCAACCACCGGCTATTATAATTATCAAGTTGGTGGTTCTAATAGAAATACTGCTGACTTTAATCCAGCAGCCAATACTATGTCGGAATATGGTGGTGTAGTTGGTTTCGACCGTAATGGTAATGGTTATTCAGACATTGCATATGGTACAATTACACCTGGAAAATCTGGTTCTGTACGCAATACGACCGGTGCGGGTCAATCGCTTACTACCTATAATAGTCAAATTGTTACCAATCCGAATGCTTCCTTAAATGGTATGGTAAAAGACAAAAATTTTGTAGATACCAATGGCCGCAATGCGCAGGCAGGGGCTGAAATTTCAGGCGTTGATCTTAATAATGATGGAACAGTTGATCTTGTTTACCACGGTGTTAATGGCGCTAATGTAACAACAAGTGGTGCAATGAGTTCCAATCAACAGCGTCTTGTTGTTGTGTCTAATAATGGCAATGGTACTTATGGTACCAAGCAAATTATTGAAAATGTATTTCAGAATAATGCTTCAGCCAATGCGGCACTTGGCAATGCGATTTCTATGACATGGGCCGATTTTAACGGCGATGGTAATATGGATTTATTCCTAGGCCGAGGTGCTGCCGTTAATGGTCATTCGGCTTATGAAAGCCGTATTTTATTTAATGATGGCAATGGTAACCTTGGTTCTACCTCACCAAATGGTGTTGGTACGGCTAATAATGTCCATTGGTTAGGTGATAGCTTGCAAAGTGGTGCATCTATCGCTGTTGACTGGGACGGTGATGGCAAAATGGATATTATTGCTTTACCCGGTTATGGTAATGGCAATGGTATGACCGAGGCTGGCAATACTGGCGCTATCAACCTTCATAGAAATGTATCGCTTAATGGTGTTATCAACTTTGAAACATCCAATTTATTGGGTGGTAATAACACTATTGGTGTGAATGGCACGGTAAATAATGGCAGTTCAACCGGCAGTAAGAAAGATTTTGTGACCGGTGCTATTGCTGCTGATTTGGATTGGAATGGTTCTGTTGATTTAATGGCATTTACTCAACAAGGCCATGTTGAAGTTATCCAAAATAAAAATGTTATTGCCAATGGCACAGCTTTGCACTTCCGTATTCTCGATGGACAGGGCATCAATTCTTTGCTTGGCAATACTGTACAGCTATATGATTCAACCGGCAAATTGGTTGCAGCACAGATTATTAATCCACAATCAGGTAATCAGACTAGCGATACTAGCGGTATCGTGCATTTTTATGGCTTAGATAGCAACGAAACCTACTCTGTTAAAATATTACGCAATGTTAACGGTTCATCGGCCCACATTAGCGAAGACAATAATGCTGCTTGGGGTGGCTTCACGCCAGGTGCCGCCAATGAAGCCCATGTTTTGACTACCGAACGTGGAACCGATGTCAATAATGCGAATATTGGCAATGGTGTTGTTGGTACCGGTTATAATGATACATTCTATGTTACCAAAGGCACCAAGCTTTATGATGGTGCCGGTGGTTGGGATATCATCAACGGTCAAAAACAATGGTCAGCTACTGGCGGTGTAGATATTGTTGACTTTAAACTTGCTGGCAACACAGCGCTTAATGTTGATTTAAGCAAGACAGGCTATCAAAATACCGGCTTTAACACCGTTATGCTTAAGAATATTGAAGGCATTGCTGGTGGTAATGGTAATGATACCTTCTCAGGCAATAGTGGTAACAACGTATTTAATGGCCGTGGCGGTAACGACACATTCAATCTATTTAATAGCAACCATCATACTTTGCTTTATGAACGTATTGATATGACTGACGCAACTGGTGGTAATGGCAATGATATTGCCAATGGCTTTACTGTTGGTAATTTTAACACCAATGCCAATGCAGATAGAATTGATTTTTCTGGACTATTGATTGGTTATCAAGCAGGAACCAGCAATATTTCTGACTTTATCAGTGTCCGCCAACAAGGTAGCAATACCGTAATTTCTGTCGATCTTGATGGTAATGGCAACCAATTTGCGTCTGCTGACATTTTAACCCTCACCAATGTTCAGACCGATTTGAATACTTTGATACAAAATCAACAGATCATTGTTTAA
- a CDS encoding spore coat protein U domain-containing protein produces the protein MNILIHKDNKSKYKLVLLCLYFFSIILSASNLSFITKSYAAIDGNLADCVLQTPSDNIDLGDINPLTNPQPLVNLQDMVANCETSAFFGPSSDVNGYTYYADMCVGVSSTSSTDYASRKLYLQREDGSLDVTKSVDFILYNRLVPSNTTILGTGTAGQGKPYNLRTRNSNAAGSTRPDGVTRITLQGPLRIGMELSPSQQAQLPVGTYKNTFTFFSWSGAAFTSGSVTEPPRPSIDAGCSDFSGGSTKSQVFTVVARVLAGCTVNTTSINFGEHLAIDNDLSQEGAVTLKCNVNAPYEIKIDGGKSGDVNARKMYFVGENGIEDRSKAIPYHIYLPNTQTEWGTTEGSTYKGITSANETSVKVKAVIRASEVGERVVGTYKDRLTVTTTY, from the coding sequence ATGAATATTTTAATACATAAAGATAATAAATCAAAATATAAATTGGTTTTGCTTTGTCTTTACTTTTTTTCTATTATCCTATCTGCTAGCAATTTATCATTTATAACAAAATCATATGCTGCTATTGATGGAAATTTAGCAGATTGTGTTTTGCAAACACCATCAGATAATATAGATCTTGGTGATATAAACCCTCTTACAAATCCTCAACCCCTTGTCAACCTGCAAGATATGGTAGCCAACTGTGAAACGTCAGCTTTTTTCGGTCCCTCTAGTGATGTTAATGGTTACACCTATTATGCTGATATGTGCGTTGGAGTTTCGTCTACTTCCTCTACCGATTATGCATCGAGAAAGCTTTATTTACAAAGGGAAGATGGTTCACTCGACGTAACAAAATCTGTTGATTTTATATTATATAACCGATTAGTTCCTTCAAACACAACAATACTAGGTACAGGAACAGCTGGGCAAGGTAAACCATATAATTTGCGAACGAGGAATTCAAACGCTGCTGGTAGTACTCGACCTGATGGTGTAACTCGTATTACTCTTCAAGGCCCTTTGAGAATTGGAATGGAGCTTAGCCCTTCGCAACAGGCTCAACTCCCAGTTGGAACATATAAAAATACATTCACATTTTTTTCTTGGTCTGGTGCTGCCTTTACGTCTGGCTCTGTAACGGAACCACCACGGCCTAGCATTGATGCAGGTTGTTCAGATTTTTCCGGCGGTTCCACTAAATCTCAAGTTTTTACAGTCGTGGCAAGAGTTTTAGCAGGATGTACTGTAAACACAACCAGTATTAATTTTGGTGAACATTTGGCTATTGATAATGATCTCAGTCAAGAAGGCGCGGTAACTCTTAAATGCAATGTTAATGCCCCCTATGAAATTAAAATTGATGGCGGAAAATCTGGCGATGTCAATGCGCGCAAAATGTATTTTGTTGGAGAAAATGGTATTGAGGATCGCAGCAAAGCAATACCCTACCACATTTATTTACCAAATACGCAAACCGAATGGGGGACTACGGAGGGTAGCACCTATAAAGGGATAACATCTGCCAATGAGACATCTGTAAAAGTTAAAGCGGTTATTCGTGCTTCAGAGGTAGGAGAGCGTGTGGTTGGTACCTATAAGGATAGGCTCACAGTAACAACAACTTATTAG
- a CDS encoding FG-GAP-like repeat-containing protein, whose product MPNNFYIFDSNTAKEATSIGEQSNNISNSTTIFDYKGHSDPDGVLKSGYFVSTKPILWYSVSGLGSAEYPVLIAENDQGQNVIINGIFNQANGLWSFDFASAGVALKLGTSYLTFVTGGTPGNDTNPITDTFQALADPTATASIDSFTDNVGPITGNLLSGSTTDDRTITLNGKVSSDFFQSPFGGANKLAIYQERQLIGYATVNPDGTWSYDVPGVLENAQTHHFTAVVENAASLTGTPSENFNVHVELSITVDPLTTDDYTPILTGEIGFELLPTEYVTVTVNGKTYSSANGAIVVDQAKMTWSLQIPDSDALPEGRYEVEAALHKATGEIIVKDNTNDELFIDTPIEPPVVAANDDEKATAMTLGENGQWKIYTNGTVLDQNATDRKTFGSFGQTHLQAKDINGPINKPTAGTQNGTWLDINRDGYMDFVSNDGNAETGQQMYYNIGNNVYLSYQIGSQYRNKVDSNPAANVLSQYAGVIGFDKNGNGFADIAYGNIAPGRSGSVTAPGTGYSSNRTWDSQIVRNINGNVQSLVKDQNFTNSRSGPSNFKSSTNANNAQPGPEISGVDLNNDGNVDLVFHGVSGYSKLGSGTADIRRMSNDQQRLVVVSSDGKDGYSTSQIINGVFQNTGLANETISNAISMTWADFNGDGFMDLFIGRGKAENGHSEYESRILYNDGKGNLGSTAPNGIGTANNIHWLGDSLQGGPSIAVDWNGDGKMDIIELPAYAAGNGVTQAGTTGTVNLYTNNSSSSGNSFSTSNLLGDNNTIGVNGSVNAHKSPGKTDAVTGAVVADVNWDGSQDLMIFTQQGNTEIIRNHTEIAKGTALHFRILDQEGINSLLGNTIQLYDSKGHLVASQIINPQSGNQTSDTSGIVNFYGLDPNETYSVKLLRNVKGQSANIDSTVNDAWGGFTAGEAYEAHVLTAEKGDSSKNANLGNGIVGTGYNDTFYATKGTDKYDGGGGWTVVHGQKEWSATGGVDIIDFKLAGTTAINVDLSKTTYQNTGFNTVMLKNIEGVAGGNGNDTFTGNDQDNYFNGRGGNDTFNLNHNGHHTLIYERIDLTDATGGNGHDIANGFTVGDFNSNANADRIDLSGLLIGYQSGVSQLSDYITVQQQGNNTIISVDIDGNGNQFASADILTLINVQTDLNTLIQNQQIIV is encoded by the coding sequence ATGCCAAATAATTTTTATATTTTTGATAGCAATACTGCTAAAGAAGCTACATCGATAGGGGAACAATCCAATAATATTTCAAATAGTACAACTATATTCGACTATAAGGGACACAGCGATCCTGATGGTGTTTTAAAATCAGGTTATTTTGTCAGCACAAAACCAATCTTGTGGTATTCGGTTAGCGGTCTTGGGTCTGCAGAGTATCCTGTACTTATTGCCGAAAATGATCAAGGTCAAAATGTTATTATAAATGGTATTTTCAATCAAGCAAACGGCTTATGGTCATTCGATTTCGCATCTGCTGGTGTCGCTTTAAAGCTTGGTACTAGTTATTTAACATTTGTTACTGGTGGTACACCAGGAAATGACACTAATCCTATAACCGACACTTTTCAAGCTCTAGCTGATCCAACGGCAACAGCAAGCATTGATAGTTTTACGGATAATGTCGGGCCGATTACGGGTAATTTGCTCTCTGGATCAACAACGGATGACCGCACAATTACCTTAAATGGTAAAGTCAGTAGTGATTTCTTTCAAAGCCCCTTTGGTGGTGCCAATAAATTAGCAATTTACCAAGAGCGCCAATTAATTGGCTACGCAACAGTTAATCCCGATGGGACTTGGTCTTATGATGTGCCAGGCGTCTTGGAAAATGCACAAACCCATCATTTTACCGCAGTGGTAGAAAATGCAGCTTCACTTACTGGTACGCCATCAGAAAATTTTAATGTCCATGTTGAATTATCGATAACGGTAGACCCTTTAACAACGGATGATTATACGCCTATTCTTACCGGTGAAATTGGCTTTGAATTGCTGCCAACAGAATATGTCACTGTCACTGTTAATGGTAAGACTTATAGCTCAGCCAATGGTGCCATTGTTGTTGATCAGGCTAAAATGACTTGGTCTTTGCAAATTCCAGATAGCGATGCTTTGCCAGAAGGCCGCTATGAGGTTGAAGCAGCTCTTCACAAAGCAACTGGCGAAATCATTGTCAAAGATAATACTAATGATGAATTATTCATTGATACGCCTATTGAGCCACCAGTCGTTGCAGCAAATGATGATGAAAAAGCAACGGCTATGACCCTTGGTGAAAATGGTCAATGGAAAATTTACACCAATGGTACAGTACTTGATCAAAATGCAACAGATCGCAAAACCTTTGGTAGTTTTGGGCAAACACACCTACAAGCCAAAGATATTAATGGACCGATTAATAAACCAACTGCTGGCACGCAAAATGGTACTTGGCTTGATATAAACCGTGATGGTTATATGGATTTTGTTTCTAATGATGGCAATGCTGAGACTGGTCAGCAAATGTATTACAACATTGGAAATAATGTTTATCTTTCATATCAAATTGGTAGCCAATATAGAAATAAGGTCGATTCCAATCCGGCTGCTAACGTTTTGTCACAATATGCCGGCGTTATTGGTTTTGATAAAAATGGCAATGGCTTTGCAGATATTGCTTACGGAAATATTGCTCCAGGTAGATCTGGCTCAGTAACTGCCCCAGGCACTGGCTACAGTTCCAATCGTACTTGGGACAGTCAAATCGTTAGAAATATTAATGGTAATGTGCAATCATTGGTAAAAGATCAGAACTTCACCAATTCGCGATCAGGACCATCAAACTTTAAATCCTCAACCAATGCAAATAATGCGCAACCTGGACCAGAAATTTCTGGCGTTGATTTAAATAATGACGGTAATGTTGATCTCGTTTTTCATGGTGTTAGCGGTTATAGCAAATTGGGCAGTGGCACAGCCGATATACGCCGCATGAGTAATGACCAACAGCGTTTAGTTGTTGTTTCAAGCGATGGAAAAGATGGCTATTCAACCAGCCAGATCATTAATGGCGTATTCCAAAACACCGGTCTAGCCAATGAAACGATAAGTAATGCCATTTCTATGACTTGGGCCGACTTTAATGGCGATGGCTTTATGGATTTGTTTATTGGCCGCGGCAAGGCAGAAAATGGTCATTCTGAATATGAAAGTCGTATTCTTTATAATGATGGAAAGGGAAATCTAGGCTCGACCGCTCCAAATGGTATTGGTACGGCCAATAATATTCATTGGTTGGGTGATAGTTTACAAGGTGGTCCTTCTATTGCTGTTGACTGGAATGGCGATGGCAAAATGGATATTATTGAATTGCCTGCCTATGCAGCTGGCAATGGTGTGACGCAGGCAGGCACTACCGGTACGGTTAATCTTTACACCAATAATTCTTCTTCTAGTGGTAATAGTTTTAGTACCTCTAACTTGCTTGGTGACAATAATACAATTGGTGTTAATGGTAGTGTTAATGCTCATAAAAGCCCTGGCAAAACCGATGCTGTAACTGGTGCTGTTGTTGCTGATGTTAATTGGGATGGCTCGCAAGACCTTATGATCTTTACCCAACAAGGCAATACCGAAATTATCCGCAATCACACCGAAATAGCAAAGGGGACGGCTTTACATTTCCGCATTCTTGATCAGGAAGGTATTAACTCGCTGCTTGGAAATACCATTCAACTCTATGACTCTAAAGGGCATCTTGTTGCTTCGCAGATTATCAATCCGCAATCGGGTAATCAAACAAGTGACACATCCGGTATTGTAAACTTTTATGGTCTTGATCCAAATGAGACTTATTCAGTTAAGTTATTACGTAATGTAAAAGGTCAAAGTGCTAATATTGACTCCACGGTTAATGATGCATGGGGTGGATTTACAGCTGGTGAAGCCTATGAAGCTCATGTGTTAACAGCTGAAAAAGGCGATAGTTCTAAAAACGCTAATCTTGGTAATGGTATTGTTGGCACGGGTTATAATGATACTTTTTATGCAACCAAAGGCACTGATAAATATGATGGTGGCGGTGGTTGGACGGTGGTTCATGGTCAAAAAGAATGGAGCGCAACCGGCGGCGTTGATATTATCGACTTTAAATTGGCAGGTACTACCGCCATTAATGTAGATTTGAGTAAAACAACTTATCAAAATACCGGTTTTAATACTGTTATGTTGAAAAACATTGAAGGTGTAGCCGGGGGTAACGGTAATGATACCTTTACGGGCAATGATCAAGATAATTATTTTAATGGTCGTGGTGGCAATGATACCTTTAATTTAAACCATAATGGTCATCATACCTTGATCTATGAACGCATTGATTTGACCGATGCAACTGGCGGAAACGGACATGATATTGCAAATGGCTTTACCGTTGGTGATTTTAATAGCAATGCCAATGCCGATCGTATTGATCTTTCGGGCTTGTTAATTGGTTATCAGTCTGGGGTTAGCCAACTTTCAGATTATATTACCGTTCAACAGCAAGGCAATAATACGATTATTTCAGTTGATATTGATGGTAATGGCAACCAATTTGCTTCGGCTGATATTTTAACACTAATCAATGTTCAAACTGATTTGAATACATTGATACAAAATCAGCAGATCATTGTTTAG